TTTGTTCCACAGGTGATCGATGGTCACATAAGCCTGATGAAGGTCAACATTATGAGCATCGTAGAGTCCACCCGACTGAGCCCCAGCGCCCAGCATCCGACTATCCTGGAACTGCACAAACGCTGAAACGTTTTCTTTGGCAGCCTTGACATTGACGCGGGTACGCAGATAAGTAGCCTCTTGTGTACTCTTATCACCAGAAATGGCTTTGCTGCTGATTTCGTTTCGGGCTCTCATCTGAGCTGAAACATCAACTGTTGTCTCTGCGACAGTGATGCCGCACATACAAAACAGAATCAGCATGATTGGTAAGAGTTTGACAGTCCTTGTCATGATTCTCTCCTTCTTTTGGTTTTTTAGCATACTCTCAATTTCTCTCGTTTTCACTCTGACACATTACTTCCCATATACAATGCCATAAAAAATGAATCGTGACTTCACATGCAACAACAATTTATTGCAATTGTTCATCGTGCAAATCAGAATCTACGGAATTCCCCCAGACATTGTCGCTCACCTCTCATCGGCCAGTTATAAATTTTCATTTCCCCCTTCCTATTACATACTTTTCTCTGTATATTGGATATGTCTCACTAATGTAGTAAGCCTTTTGAACCGCCGCAGCAACACTTTTCTTCTGGAGGTCCCTATGACTGACTTTCGTAATGCTGTCCTCTGCTTGCTGGCCGTAGTATTGATCGTGTCTTCGGTCGCCGCGGACAGCAGTTATCCTCCTCCCCCAAATATCCGCATCACGAACTACCCTCAACTAAACAATGAGGAGCAGGTATTTCTCTGTCCGACGGACAGCAATATCATAATAGCCAATTGGCGTGATTTTCGGCTCAACTATCGACGGGTTGGAATCGGTCGTTCAACTGACGGCGGCCTGACCTGGATCGACTCACTGATCCCAACCTTTATGATGATATGGGACTTCGACTCCAAACAGTCTGACCCAACGATGACGGTCGATCGGTTCGGCGGATTCTATATGTCGGTACTGGATTGGGATGCCTATGGACTAACCGGCCAATCAACGATAGCCTTTTATCGCTCAGTCGATAAGGGTGTTTCATGGTCTGGACCTTTCTCTATTCTCAACCATACACCCATACCGCCAATTTTTGAAGACAAGCAATTCATCACTGTCGATCGGACAGGTGGTCCGCATGACGGCAATCTATACTGTTCATGGACTCGTTTCCCGAATCCGGACCGTATTGTTTTTGTCCGCTCTCTTGATGGCGGGTCTAATTTCAGCGATACGGTTATCGTTGGTCCTATTCAGACTTCGACCGGTTGCGGTGGCAACCAAATTGATGCTGGTCAGTTTTCGATCCCAGTTGTTGGCTCTAATGGCAACGTTCATGTGTTCTGGCAGGGATTTGTACTCGATTCGTCAGCTCAATGCACCGGTCACATGGCCATGAAACATGTCGTATCTAGTGATGGCGGACAGACTTTCACCTATGAGCAGGAAGTTGTTCCGGTGTCAGGGTATTTCACAGCCGATGGTGGTATCAACACCTACTCGCAACCAGCAGCCGATGTCGACATCTTTGGCGGCCCCTTTGATGGCAACATCTATGTTTCCTACTCCAATGTCGGACCGGAAGATGGAAATAGTTGTGATGTGGATTTTGTCCGATCGACTGACGGTGGTCTAACCTGGTCGGATCGAATGCAGATCAATGATGATCTCAATTCCGATGAAATTGACAATTTCCATCCCTGGCTAATTGTAAACGATGAAGGCATAATCATTGTCGTCTTCCATGACCAGCGCTATGATGCGCCTTATTACTTAAATTTCGATTTGAATACTGCTTATTCTTTTGACGGAGGTGAGACCTTTACATCCAATCATCGCATTTCGAGTGTCTCGTCCTCGCCGTACAGTCTCAAACAGACCGACATCAAGAAACCATGGGTCATTGATGAGAACGGAAATATTGTCCCTCTGAGATTAGAACCTATGGCGGGTCTTCTGGGTGAGTACATTGGTGTAACGGCTTACCACGACAAGATCAACGCCGTCTGGACTGATTCGCGGGACGGCAACTCAGAGGTCTATACAGCCAATTGGTACCTTCCAATTCTCGAAACAAGGCTTCTCTCGCCTGCGAATGGTTCGATAGGAAATGACATCAGCGATTTTAACTGGGCCACCGCCTGGAAAAATGACCAGGATAGATATCGTGTCGAAATTTCTCCCGACCCGACTTTTATCAGTGGAGTAGTGCATTTTACAGTGGACACAAACTTCCTGCACACGCCCAGTTCTTTTGGCGAAGGCACCCATTATTGGCGAGTTAGATCGGTCAAGAGCGACGAATCTGACAGTACGGATTTTTCGGTAACATGGTCGTTTGAGATTGACCTCACACCGCCTGCTATACCAGTCCTTATCTCGCCACCACATGAACTTGTGGACAACGAAGCTCAGCCTACGTTTGTCTGGTCTGGGCCTGTTGAAGCCGGCGTTGAACACACTCTCGTATTATCAACCGATCCCGCCTTTACACCTGGTCCAGCCACATGGTCCTATAGTGCGGGTAGCGACACGTCATTTGTAATACCTGACCCACTGCCGGACGGCTCACCTGTCTACTGGAAAATCGAGGTTAGGGATATTTCTCAGAACATGGCCGAAACAGCACCGTTTACTATTACTTATATCGACTACGTCTGCGGCAATGTGGATGGAATCAATAATTCGGGTAGTCCGGTTGATATAGCCGATCTGACCTACCTGGTGGCATACCTGTTCACTGGTGGAGATGCCCCTCCCCTGCTGGAAGCTGCCAATATCGATGGTATTATCGGCTCGGGCGGAGCGATCGATATAGCAGACTTGACCTACCTGGTTGCATATCTATTCGTCAGCGGTCCGCCGCCAATTTGTTAGGGAACCAATGGTCAATTTCTCGATAATCATGAATTGACACCAAGGCCACTCCAAATGGGAGTGGCCTTTTTTTGTCTTGCCATCAACATGACGGTTTCGTATTTATTTCTTTATATATGGAACAGATCAACAATTTCTTAGGTGCCATCTCCGACTTCGTCTGGGGCTGGCCAATGGCTCTCATCTTACTGTCGACCGGATTCATTTTGACTCTGAGAACGGTCTTCATTCAGATTAGAGGGTTTGCCCACGGTGTCGGTATTGCCAATGGTAAGTACGACGACCCCGCCCACAAAGGCGAGTTGACCCATTTCCAGGCCCTTTCGGCTGCTCTCAGCGCCACAATCGGAATAGGCAATATCGCCGGGGTGGCCATTGCTATCTATTGGGGTGGACCGGGAGCGATCTTCTGGATGTGGGTTACCGCATTCTTCGGAATGGCCATCAAATACACCGAGTGTATGCTGGCTATCAAGCACCGTAAGGTAGAACCGGACGGCAACATCCGTGGTGGACCGATGTACTTCATTGAGCTTGGAATGCATAAGGGCTTCCGACCCCTGGCGTACATGTTTGCCTTCTGCACGGCGGTGGCCGCTTTCGGGGCTGGCAATATGGTACAAAGCAACACCATGGCCCACTCAGTGGTCGATGCTTTTGGTGTTACGGCTGAGAACGAAGGAACCGTGCGGTGGATAATTGGACTGGTTGTGGCCGGGTTCACAGGAGCTGTAATCATCGGGGGCATCAAACGTATCGGCAAAGTAGCCTCTTATCTGGTGCCGTTCATGTCAGTCGTCTATGTCATCAGCGCGCTGGTCATTATCTTCATTAAATTCGATGAAATCCTGCCTGCCTTCCAGATGATCTTCCACCACGCCTTCAATCCAACCGCTTTTGTAGGCGGATCGGCCAGTGGGGCTACGGTCTGGCTGACCTTCACTTGGGGGCTGCGACGTGGTCTGTTCTCCAACGAGGCTGGTCAAGGCTCGGCGGCCATGGCACATTCGGCGGCAAAAGTGGATGAACCAGTACGCGAGGGTCTGGTGGCAATGCTGGGGCCATTCATAGACACTATAGTCATCTGCACCATGACCGCGCTGGTCATTATAACGACGGGCGAATGGGATTCAGGTGTCAATGGCGCACCCCTGACTATGCATGCTTTTGAGGCCGCCCTGCCCGGATACGGAACCTGGATGGTAATGGTGGGCATTATTCTTTTCGCCTTCTCTACTGTGGTCGCCTGGTCATATTACGGTGAGAAGGGAATCGAGTACCTCTTTGGCACAGGGGCGAAAATGCCCTATAAATGGTTGTATATCGTCTTTGCTCTACTGGGAGCGCGCTTCGATCTGAAAACCGTCTGGTCGTATGCCGATACAGCCAATGGCTTGATGGCGGTGCCCAATCTTATTGCTCTCGTTGTCCTGTCGGGCGGAGTGGTCAAGCTGACGAAAAAATACATGGATGAGAAAAAACAAGGTTTGCACCTGCCCTTTGGCGAAACGAGACCATTGATGAAGGACGGAACCGACCCGTACAAGTAAGTTCACTGCGACAAATTGCGGTTCTGTCAACAATGCCAGGAGGATATGCCTTCTGACCTGCCCTGAGAACCAGAACTCGAAAACCCGGCCTGTGGCTATTGACAAATCCGCATTGATCGATGTTATACACAATCAAGAGGCATCTCAGAGAGAGTAACACCCGTATTGTGTCCCCTTTCCATTCGCTCTCCCATCAATTATGTTTGGCGTCGAAGTCCGGTGCCCTATCGAAGGCATATTAAGGTGACTATGTCACCGGGCGATAAGAGTAGAAGAAGGTCCGAGAGATGGTTTGTTAATGGAGTAGG
This Candidatus Zixiibacteriota bacterium DNA region includes the following protein-coding sequences:
- a CDS encoding sodium:alanine symporter family protein; amino-acid sequence: MEQINNFLGAISDFVWGWPMALILLSTGFILTLRTVFIQIRGFAHGVGIANGKYDDPAHKGELTHFQALSAALSATIGIGNIAGVAIAIYWGGPGAIFWMWVTAFFGMAIKYTECMLAIKHRKVEPDGNIRGGPMYFIELGMHKGFRPLAYMFAFCTAVAAFGAGNMVQSNTMAHSVVDAFGVTAENEGTVRWIIGLVVAGFTGAVIIGGIKRIGKVASYLVPFMSVVYVISALVIIFIKFDEILPAFQMIFHHAFNPTAFVGGSASGATVWLTFTWGLRRGLFSNEAGQGSAAMAHSAAKVDEPVREGLVAMLGPFIDTIVICTMTALVIITTGEWDSGVNGAPLTMHAFEAALPGYGTWMVMVGIILFAFSTVVAWSYYGEKGIEYLFGTGAKMPYKWLYIVFALLGARFDLKTVWSYADTANGLMAVPNLIALVVLSGGVVKLTKKYMDEKKQGLHLPFGETRPLMKDGTDPYK